CAAGAGCGATTAGGCGCGAAAAATGCAGCCGCGATGGATGTGTCAGCGGCATGTGCAGGATTCATGTACGGAGTCGTTACGGCTAAGCATTTCGTTGAGGCAGGAACGTATGAACATGTACTCGTAGTCGGGGTAGAGAAGCTGTCAAAAATCACGGATTGGGAAGACCGCAACACGGCAGTCCTTTTCGGGGACGGTGCCGGTGCAGCAGTAGTCGGTAAAGTGAGCGAAGGCCGGGGAATCCTATCCTTTGAATTAGGAGCCGATGGTACCGGAGGCAAACACCTATACCAAGATAAGTACCTCCATATGAACGGACGTGAAGTGTTCAAGTTTGCAGTTCGTCAAATGGGCGAATCAGCCGTAAGTGTTACGGAAAAGGCGGGTCTGACGACGGAGGATGTCGATTATTTGATTCCACACCAAGCGAATATCCGTATTATGGAGGCATCGCGCGAACGGCTTGGCTTGCCGATTGAAAAAATGTCCAAGTCAGTCCATAAATATGGAAATACTTCGGCGGCGTCCATTCCGATTTCATTATACGACGACCTGCAGGAAGGCCGCGTGAAAGATGATGATATCATCGTACTTGTCGGATTCGGCGGCGGTCTAACATGGGGTGCGCTCTGCATTAAATGGGGAAAATAACTTCGGATTACTATATACTAAAGTAAATTAGAGATACACTTTTGAACGAAGCATTATAAGTAATTAAATTTGTAAAAATGAAGGGGAGTTTTCAATAATGGAAAGACGTCGTGTAGTCATTACAGGGGTTGGAGCAGTTTCTCCAGTAGGAAATTCCGCAGAGGAATCATGGGAAGCGGTATTGAACGGAAAATCCGGGATCGGCCCACTCACAAGACTGGACAGTGAACAGTTCCCAGTGAAAGTTGCTGCGGAAGTGAAAGATTTCGACATCGAAGAGTATATCCCGCGGAAAGATGCGCGGAAGAT
The sequence above is drawn from the Sporosarcina luteola genome and encodes:
- a CDS encoding beta-ketoacyl-ACP synthase III, whose translation is MNAGLIGIGKFVPSQVVTNHDLEQRIDTTDEWIRTRTGIEERRIADDNTNTSDMAYEAAVSAIENSGLHPEDIGMIIVATVTPDRPFPSVATMIQERLGAKNAAAMDVSAACAGFMYGVVTAKHFVEAGTYEHVLVVGVEKLSKITDWEDRNTAVLFGDGAGAAVVGKVSEGRGILSFELGADGTGGKHLYQDKYLHMNGREVFKFAVRQMGESAVSVTEKAGLTTEDVDYLIPHQANIRIMEASRERLGLPIEKMSKSVHKYGNTSAASIPISLYDDLQEGRVKDDDIIVLVGFGGGLTWGALCIKWGK